In the genome of Daucus carota subsp. sativus chromosome 9, DH1 v3.0, whole genome shotgun sequence, the window ttaaattattttcttacCCATGAATTAGGTCTCAAACTAGTAGGCTGTAACACTTTTGTATCTAAGAGATGTTTTTAGTATATTTGAACTGAATCCTTAACATACATTAATCTGCACTCTGGTCAAGCTTTTTTGACTTGAAATTGCACACAAATTGAAACTCGATTGATTAATTGAGCAATGATTAAATACCTAAaattctaagagcatctccaatggtgctctcaaatcactctttaaaatataatataatatgtggctCTAAGTGAGTTAAGACATTGAAAGAGATGAcaactccaatgctactctttatacctactctttattcatattttattcatataaataagagagaaaagtgaaaagagagagaaagattgGATGTGAAGTGggagaaatattaatataatatttttgaataagaaGTTAGGAGTTattagatgctctttaaaagagaggagagatgataGGCTCCTAGATTTTTAGAGAGCTTCTAGGAGCCCATTGTAGCACTATATTTTgatttgctctttaaatttaagGGTCAGAGCTTGTTTAAGAGatccattggagatgctctaagttatctagcttacaaataatataCACAGACATTAGGGcttcatatatttttcttgtcCCGTCTCCCTGTTGCGCATATCAATCAAGGTGAGATTTTACTTGCATCTTTCATTTGTTCTACatctatttcttttctttttttaatttcggtGCATTTGGTTTCTTTAATTGTTGTTCTTGCCTTCTTTCCTACTCATGTAAAATATGTTTGTTTGTTGTTtttgtatattgattgatttacGCCGAAAGAGTCGTATCGCGAATTATACCAGCATTTGTAACCTTAGTTGTAGTTGATTTTAGTTCACTAGATTTGACTAATACCTGAGCTTGGCAACAGTAATCTTACCATGAAACGGGGGCGAGAGGCTGACAGTGAGGATGATGTCTTCACAAAATCAGGCGCGGAAACTCTGGATTATGTGAGTAAATACTTAAACTTTGTTTTGTTATACATAATAGATATGCATTTGAAGTTTGTTTTGTTTCCGTTGATTGTCCTTTAGAAAGTAGTTTTTTACAGGGGGTTTAGTTGTAGCGTTTCACATCAGTTGGAATAAAAAGAAGGTTTGAGGCCTTTAAGTACAAGGCAATGATTAATGTATACCGAGTGGGTAATTTGGGGGTAGTTGGGTCCGGTATGCATTTTGGGCTTGGGTCATATAAATGGTATTAGTGCCTTACCCGGGTGAAAGTTTCCCATGAAGTTGTGTAAGTTTGTGTGTGAGTTCGATGAGAACGACAAACCTATAAGATGGGAGTGCTTGTAACATTCTATATAATTTGCAGGCTGGAGCCAAGTCCAATCCAACAACTAACATATTGCTAGATCTTTTAGACTAATTCGTGGTGAGTTTTTGGGTGTAGTATGCTGGACTTGGGTCGTTATATTAGTAGTTAGAAAATGTTGATTGTGAGATATTTTTATGGATCTTGTGTGTTGTCTATATTAAGGTTTAATTGTTTTAGGTGGATAGTGAAGGAGACGGATCTGAGTTCGATAGTGATGGACTGGCAGATCATGAGAGTGATGGAGATGAAgacaatgaagatgatgatagtaatggagatgaagatgatgaaattaGTGGGGAGGAAGAAGTTGAAGATGACGAGGAGATGGAGAACACAGAAAATGAAAAGAGGAATATTGCTGAGGTTGAAGAAGTAGAGAAGGAATATATAGAGCTTCGTCAAGAGGAGCAGTAAGTCATCTCTTTATATGTTTATTGCTTCCCAGAAACACACAACCATGATTTCCTTATTGTAGTGGTGCACCTAGGTGTTTAAATTGCGTTACATATTCTTTTTAGTGAGTTTCCTGTTCCCTGACACCTGTGTGTCAAGGAACAGTTATCCAACAAACTGTCTAGGAGCCGTTGGATTGGTGTTCCAACGGCtaagattaaattttttttaatcaatccGCGGTTATTTTTCGCGGAACAGCCTGCTTCTACTTAAAATAAACGCGGAACGGAGAAATTACTTTTTGACCCTTAATTCTGTCCGCGCTAAATAACCGCGGATCACCACAGTCCTACATTAACCCGCCTTTTTCCCCATTTATCACTTACGtttgttttcttcttttcaATTACAAATTCTCTGGGTTGAGGCGATTTGATGATTTCTGATTTGTGAGGGCGGTTGAGGCGATCTTATGTCGCGCTGTCATCGGCTTAACCTCGACTTGTGTGAAGTTTGAAGGTCGAATTCTCTCCACTTTTCTCTTGATTTTGCTATGTTTGTAGTTGATTTATTGCGATTTTGTTGAAATCTGGTGATGGTGTTTGATTGTGCTACATTCTGTGATCGTGTTTGTTGCAGTTGTAggatttgtatttgattttgattgcaGAATGTGTTTTTGAATGAGATCTTGATTGCAGAATGTGTTTTTGAATGGGATCACTGAAAACACTAATCCACTTTTTATGATTCGAAAATATATAATGGTTCGTGGTTGATTTTGATTCTAGGTTGTGATactatgttttaaaaaaaaagcgTTTGGGAAGTGCCAATTGAGGTTTGTTTTCAAGCCATGACACACTCAACTATGTGTTGCGTTAAATTTGATGAGTTAATGTGAGTGCTTGGAAACACACTTGAATCGGCAGTTGGAGTCGTGAGTTTGTTTTTGCCGATTGAGGTCTGTTTCTAAGCGATGACACAGTTTGACTGAGTGTTGCCTGGTTAAGGTGGAGATGGTAAAAGTATTGTGGTGAGTTTTGTTCGTCCAGTTGAGAATGCAACAGCTTTTTGTGTTTGTGATTATGATAATCAGTTCTTGGTAGGACTTTTGTTTGGTTTCTGCAAAACGGACttgtagggctgagcattcggtcggttcggttcaaaaccgaaccgaaccgaaataaccgaaaaccgaattagCTTTTTTttcgaaaccgaaccgaaccgaattaatattttgaaccgaaccgaactaaccgaattatttcggttcggtttcggtttcggtttggaaaaaccgaaatttttaaACATCCTGTATTGTTTGCAGATTACAATTTGTAATTAAACAATTTCAATCAACCAAACTTCACTTGATTCATACATCACTATGAGTACAAACCTGGAGTTTGAGTTGCTGCTTGTTGGAGAAtggaaatgaaaatgaaaagatgAGTTGCTGTTGGAGATGAAGATTCGTGTTACTACGAGTCTATGATTGAGATTCGTGTTATGATAGAGAATAGAGTTTGGGTGGGGAGTGGAGACTGAATTAGAGTTGGAGAGCCAGAGGATGAGAGGAGAGTGGCCGCACGCAGTAGGAGTTTAGGACATTAGATTCCATTTCTAGGGTTATCTTATCTGTATATGATATATcagtatatatgtaatatattatatatttattttatatttaataaaaacttcggttatttcggtttgaACCGAAATACTatattaaaaaccgaaccgaaccgaaattcttttcggttcaaaccgaaaaaccgaattaaccgaaattttcagaaaaataaaaccgaaccgaaccgaaattatacggttcggttcggtttttcggtttcggttcggttttgctcacccctacggACTTGTGATATggcttgaaatataagttgacatatcacaaataagaaaaatataaataattttatgaaaatatcaCCCTCTAATCGTACTCTAACAAATATCTATAAGCTGCTtttatcattatatttaaataagttgATCAGTTTCTTTGTTAATTTTgcgtatatattaatttgtatgatgttgatttttttttaatgtttgagGATGGAAGATATTTTGCCAGGTCCCATTAGTCAGGTGGTTATTTTGGATAACTCCTACCATGTTAGTACTGATGTCTGGGAGGGAGTTGATCGGGGTCCTCTGGAGTGTATCTGTGGTAACAGAGCTATGAGGAATTGATTTCTTTCTAATGCTCAGAAGGAGATTCTACATGCTATTGGCTTTGGCGTGTTTGCTATTTCTTTCTTGCAAACACGCCAATTGCATGTAGAATCTCCATCTGAGCATCAGAAAGAAAACAATACCTCATAGCCCTGTTACCACAGATACACTCCAGATTACCCCGATCAACTCCCTCATAGACATCAATTTTAACATGGTAGGAGTTATCCAAAATAACCGCCTGAATAATGGGACCTAGCAAAATATCTTCCATcctaaaacattaaaaataaaatcaacatCATACAACTTAATATATACGCAATATTAACAAAGAAATTGATCTTGCCAAACGCTTTTTTCTAAACAATAGTATCACAGCCTAGAATCAATATCACTAAGCCAGGTTCCTACATGGTCTTGGTGTTCGACAGTGCTTTCTTATCTCTACATAGGTTTGTATTACGCTAGACACAAGGAGGCGAAGAAGATATCTTGTTGTGTATGGTTGTTTGAGATTGGGAGACCTATTCCAGATGAGAGCAGGGACATTTATCCGGTAGCTGAGTTTTGGTCTAGGCCTGATGAGGAGGACGAGGTTCAGGGGAAGAAGGGGAAGGGGAATTGGAAGGGGAAGGAAGAGGGGAAGGGGAAGGGGTTAAGGGGAAGGAGGTTGTTATTCCCGACGAGATTGTTGCGGAGGAGGTTCTTGACCATGTGTTGATTGTGGGGGGAAGAGGAAATGGGGTAGGCCTGACAGTAGAGCGGCGCCTCATCATAGCTTGTCACATTACAGGGGCGAGTTTGAAGGAGTGGCTTCAGATATAGTGAGGTGGACACCCTATGCCTATTTTCACGAGATGAAGGAGGTCTCGGATGGGGATCATGACATATCTTCAGATGGCTGGGAGGCTCGTTTTGCTGGGCTTGCTAGGGTCCCACTACTGCATTATTACACAGTGGAGTACCGGCATTCTGATCGGGTGTTCAGATAGTTTGGGCTGAGACAGTCTATTCCTCCCCCCACCATCATCTCGTGAAAATGGGTATAGGGCGTCCACCTCACTATATCTAAAGCCATTCCATCAAACTCACCCCTGTAATGTGGCAAGCTATGATGAGGAGCCGCTCTACTGTCACGCCTACCCCGTTTCCTCTTCCACCATACAATCCACCCCTGGTCAAGAACATCTTCCGCAACAAATCTCGACGGGAATATCAACCTCCTTCCCTTGACCCTCGTCAGGCCTAGCCTAAAACTCAGCTACCGGATAACTGTCCTTGCTCTGATCTGGAATAGGTCTCCCAATATCGAACCCCTCATAGCACCATAGCATCAACAACCATACACAACAAGATATCTTCTTCGCCTCCTTGTGCGTAGCGTGATACAAACCCCTGTAGAGATAAGAAAGCACTGTCGAACACTCGAACCCCAAAACCATGTTGGCACCTGACTTAGTTTGTGAAGATGTCGGATATATTTAGGATGCACCACATTCCTACTACTAGTAGGAAAAAGAACAGAACGTAACACAAAGAACAAGTAGGCCTGTGTGTGGATAGCAATCCACCTCGGATCAGGACCGGGATCAGCCATCCCGTAAGCCTTATACAACCACGTGAACTTTACTCCTCCCCTAGTAAAAGCCAGCTCCACCTGCTCAATTGGCAGCTCAAACCAATTCCTTGCAAAAAACCTTTTGTTGCTATCACTATCATCTCCCACTATAAGGCGACCCTGAACATGTAACACCAATAGGTAACCAACATCCTCCAGAGTCACTGTCATCTCCCCTTGTCTCATGAAGAAGGTGTTGATCTCTGGACGCCACCTCTCAACAAGTGCAGTGACTAGCCTAACATCATTTTGAAGTACAACTCCAGGATTGGCAAACACGCCAATTGCATGTAGAATCTCCATCTGAGCATCAGAAAGAAAACAATAGTATCACAGCCTAGAATCATCTCAATCGGCACTTGCCAAACGCTTTTTTCTAAACAATAGTATCACAGCCTAGAATCAATATCAACCACGAaccattatatattttcaaattataaaaagtgGATTAGTGTTTTCTGTGATCCCATTCAAAAACACATTCTACAATCAAACACAAATCCCACAACTACAACAAACACGATCACAGAATATAGCACAATCAAACACCACCAGATTTCAACAAAATCGCAATAAATCAACTACAAACATAGCAAAATCAAGAGAAAAGTGGAGAGAATTCGACGTTCAAAGTACACACAAGCCGAGGTTAAGCCGATGACAACGCCAGGCAAATGATCGCCTCAATTGCCCTCACAAATCAGAAATCGTCAAATCGCCTCAACCCAGAGAATTTGTGattgaaaagaagaagaaaacaaatGTAACTGATAAATGGGGAAAGAGGCGGGTTAATGTAGGACTGTGGTGATCCGCGGTTATTTAGCGCAGACAGAATTAAGGGTCAAAAAGTAATTTCTCCATTCCGCGTTTTTTTAGAGCGAAAGTAGGCCGTTCTGCGGAAAATAACCGCGGAttgattatgttttttttttttaatcttagcCGTTGGAACACCAATCCAACGGCTCCTGAACAGTTTGTTGGATAACTGTTCCCTGACACACAATTGTCAGGGAACTGGACCATTTTATTGAAGGCCtacatttttcttttatttatttacaatatttttttagttacaAGTTACAACGCTGCATATCCCTCAGTAATACAACTTTTTAAAGGTCGTAGTAATCTATTACTTCATACTTATTCCTTTGCAATTAAATAGTATCTTATCAAAGGTCTTTGGAAGGATCATCACGTGTGCATGCACTTTGTTTAGTTATCATAAGGTgaggaaaattaatatattaatagctCACAGCTGCATTTTAGAATTTTGcaattatttaattagttaCTATAATTGCACTCTTGAGTAATAACTTATATTTATTCACCATCTTTGATTGGTATTCCAATCTCTTTCATTATGTTTTTACATAGGGATTGAAGGAATTTAAGGGTCTCTTAGAATCAGTTTTTGAACTGTTTTTATAAATTTGCATCCAGAGATCTCTTAAAGAACTTAAGGAGGCACCAAGATGAAGATGTTCTGAAAGGCCAAGCAGTAAAAAACCAGAAGGTACAATCttctttgtttttaaattttgtattatcgTTGAACAGACTCACGATCCATTAGTGTTGCCAAAAAATAAGCCATCTGCGAATTTGGCCTCCGATGCGTCCAGTTCCATATTAAATTGCAAAGTATCTTACTGTTTTTTATTGTCTTCATATTATGGATCATGTTACTGCTGAACTGTTTGGTCTGGACCAGGAGACCACAGTTCAAGCATAACACCTTTTCCTATTGTCACTTGTCAGGTGACAATACTTCTTCCCCAATTGCTTTTCACAAGTGTAAGAAAGCATCCGAAAATTCATGATAGACTTTGGATGCAAAATGGTTTAAGTGTTCACTGACATGAACTGTTCTGATTCTTTTTTCTTCTGGCAGTATACATCGTCGTGATTATTCACACATATTCTTTATGATCTTTTTAAGTGATGAAGTATAGTTTGAGTTCTGAGTGCTTGCCAAAACATGAAGTGCAATTTAATCAGCTAACTAGCTGGTAAATTCTTAGCATCAGGGTACTGCTTTATAAAAAGTCGTGATATGAGAAGCATGATTTTGCATACGAAGcccaaaggaaaaaaaaaatgaaatttgtgCATTGATTAAACAATACCAGCACTTGCTTCACCTGAAATTTACCgattagattataattaaacTTAACTCCACCGTCTGCGTTGGATATACAAATTTCATAAAAGGTGAAacagttttaattttattgtttgtttatttttttcctttggGTGCATCCTAGAACTGCATTTGGTCTCTCTAACTTATGTTTAGGTTTGTTTAAATATACTACTTTTATGCATACTCTTGTTAGTGGTTAATATGatggttttggttttttttgGTGAAGGCTTTATGGGATAAGACTCTTGAGTTGAGATTTCTGCTGCAGAAAGCATTCTCGAATTCAAATAGACTTCCACAGGTGAAATTTGGGTTATGTGTCTTTATACTTGTGGCATCTATTTTTGTATAAAGATGTGTATAACACGCATGGTGACACACTGACACTTCACCCTGTTACCTGTCGAGTTTTTGTTAGTTTCTGAGATGGCCTTGAAGATGTGTGAGTAGCATAGACCAAAATCCTATGATATTTGCAAGCTAATCCTATTGAGATActcaatatttcttcttttcgAATTGCCTAGCATCGACCTTTAGTGAACTGTGAAAAAAATACAATAGCAATGGCCATCTGTAGTTAGAAGTATGTTCAGCATATCTTAAAATGCATTGCAATACTAAAAGTAGTGCAACCacatgggatggagggagtatatatatgttgtgtgtgtgtgtgtgtgtattgctGAATGCTGAAGTTGAACTAGGGTGGTATTTGGTGCAGGATCCTATAAGATCCTCATTTTGTGATTCCTATAGTGAAACCAGTGAAGCATATTCAGACCTTATAACGACATCAAAGAAGACCTTGGATTCTATACAGAAACTGCAGGAGGTTTGTTTTTGTACCATGTTATGGAGATATGTTTTTGTCAATTAAGGTTATTGAATACAGAAACGTTTCATTGTGCACAGAAAGTTTTACAACTATAAAACGCCTGATACACTCATCTGATTTTTTCTTCAACAGGCCCTACTTGAGAAGAATCCAACAATTACTCAGGGTGCTGATGGTATGTTACATGGTCtatctatttatttatacatttttattttgtaatacaAGCTTGATATCCTCCAAGAGTCCAAGTTATGTTGAAACCAATTAAGGAATTTGATGACTTTTCTATATCACTTATTCTTGATTATTATTATCAAGTGATGATACCTTGGAGAAGTTAAAAAAGTTTTCATTGTATTGTAGCGCTATTCTTGAGAGTTGCAAATACCTATGTACTACATAAATTCATCTCTCCTGGCTATTTGTTTCCCACAAAAGGTTTTTAAGGGCTGATGTCCTGATATTTAATAATCTACTTATGCAAATTATGGCTAGAACTAAATTTTGACAAAAAGTCATATTTTATCATCTGGTGGTGCCTATAGTAAATAATGCTTGTGGTTGGGGTACTCATTGCTATCTTATGAACACCGTGTTTGACTTCTCCTTTATATTGcatatcattttatttatcaGCTTCTTCCCAACTCACTTCAGGTACTTCTGGAAAAAATACCAAGCAATTGAAAGCTTCTGAAAATTTGATTGCGGAAGAAGATCAGGAGTGGTCAAAGATATCTGAAATGCAGTCAAGGTATATTTATATCGGGGTTTATATCTAAGTGGTCATTTATTGCACTCAAATGCCTCACCTTTCTCAACAAGACCTCGTTTAAACCGCAGTCGATTTATGAAAGGTCTTAAGAGAGTAACATAGAGTCATACATTACGTATCCTGCTTTATATATCAAGATCACATCAACATAttggtattttaaattttaaatttcatgtGATCAAGTTATAATTTGAAGATTCTTTTGCTTGTCATGTCTTACATCTTATCCAGTATTGTTAAACGAGGCATGTCAGGTTTTGTAAACTGATATAGTTAATACTCTACCTTTCAGAATAGTCTCTTTTAGGAATAAATCAGTGGATAAATGGCAGAGGAGAACACAGGTGACCACTGGCGCTACTGCAATTAAAGGAAAATTGCAAGCCTTTAATCAGGTTTGTCAAATAACCTTAAGTTTATCTGTTTGCCACTCTTAACAGCAAAGCTTCTCTAATTTCGTTGTTTAATCATCTCTAGAGTATCAGTGATCAAGTTTCTGCTTATATGAGGGATCCTAGTAGGATGGTCAACGGAATGCAGCAGAGGAGATCAGCCATCGCTATATTTGGAACTGTAAGCTTTATTTGGTTTACTTATTTGTTCACCTGTCAACACTGTTCTTGGATTAATTTGTACTATAATACTTACCATAGAGCTGATGTATACCATTGTACTGACTTGTTATTAATGTTTTACAGGATCCAGAAACCTCTAATATCACCAAGGAAGAGGTATGATGTGTTTCTGTTATTGAAATCTTGTATTTATTTACTAACCCTTATCATGAAAATTTAGCTGAATCAATTTCAAATAAAGTCTTTActtctaaaaatttaaaaagttttagtattttaataataaagtgAATAAGTGATAATGTCTCTTAGTTAGCATTAGTACTTACTGAAATATGCTTATGCCAATAATAAATGCAATTGGATTTTTAGGGAACACTTTTAAAACACTACATCGCGACTTGTTTGACTTATGATAATGTTGCTTGTATTATATGTACATTGTCTATGGTAAATGCACTAGGTAAATGATGATCTTTATTGTTGTCCTGGATCTTTTAATCAGGTGCATGaaatttatttctatatatGGTATAAAAAAGTCGGATTAGTCATTTAGTCTAGCCAATTACGAATTTCATCTTAAATCGGGTATGAACTATTTGTCTTCAACCATAACCGGTTAATGATGTGCTTTTGGTTAAAAAGGTTGATATATGGTGCTGAGTTACCGTATCTGTCTAATGTCTATGTTTTTTAAAGTATAACCTTGAAGAAGGCACTTTAAACTTGGTGTAAATATAACTAAGATGGGCATATAAGTTTTGTAATAATATTTGTAGTTCCGTCTGCGTTAAAGTGTACTTGATTGCAGTTGAGTCAGAGCTCCAAGAAGTTGtgcttttcatattttaatctgAAGGTGTGATTAGAAGATCATTATAATATGACAAATTGATCttctaatttcaattttttttaaagctcTCAAATATCATTTGTCAGATTGTTTTGTGTTATTAATGTTATGCTTTTGTGTATATGTTGTCAACATGGATGTATTGTTGCTGGACGGGACACCAGTATTGTTGCTATATGGTGTAGCGGTCTTCAAAAATCACCAAGTGTCTGACTAACCTTAAATTAATGCACTAAGGTGTTTGTTGCCGCCTGCCATAAGGTGATAAGGCCACAATAGGCTGCCACAGGTTATGTTGACCTAGTTAGATCAGACCCAGTTTTGTGGCTCACCTATAACTATAAGTACGTCCTTATTCACAATAGTTACCTTAGATGCATTGTAGCTTCAGCACAACAGTCAACATATGTTCCTTCACTACTCTTAGAATTGATATTTGCTTTTAATCAAATAGGCGGATCATGGATGCTTGACTCAGTAAAAAGCATGGTTAATAGATTGATTATTATCACATATCAGAATACATGTTTCTTACATATAATATAAGCTATCGTTAATAATACATGTTTCTTACATATAATATAGGCTATCTTTAATGATTTCACAGCtaagttaaataaaaattacattgatTTACAAGAATTCAACATACACAGGAGGTAAATGGTGATCCAGAGCTTCTTGATGACTCTGAATTTTATCAGCAGTTGCTAAAAGAATTCTTTGAGACAATTGATCCAACCTCATCTGGTAGGCCTTCTACTTAATATTATGTGCCataacatttaatatttttttaaacaaaataccACTCGTATCCCCTAGAAGAAAATGATGAATACACAGCAGCATTACATAAAAATCTATCATAATTTATTTCCAGACATTGTCTGAACTCTGAACCGCTCACAGAATGTGAAACTCATATGTTTGTTCATCTTGCCACAGAGGCTGCATTTTATGCTTTGAAGAGGATGCAAACTAAGAAGCGGAAAGTTGTTGATCAGCGTGCTTCAAAAAGTCGCAAAATTAGGTTAGTAATTAGCATATACCATGTAATGTCTGTGTAGAAAATTACTAAAAAGTACTTGATTAGCTTTACCTGTGTTATAAATTTGATCCCTTTTAAATTGTGTAATCATGTCACTATATTGTTTTAACGGTCTGCAGATACCATGTTCTTGAAAAGATTGTCAATTTTATGGCTCCTCGGTCCATGAACCTTCCACCAGTGGCTCCAAAATTGTTCGAGAATCTTTTCGGCCTCAAGGTGCAGAAAGCTGCTTGAGCATTATCagacttttataaaaattaaagcaTATCCTAGAAATTGTGGTTTAGTAACACTACAATATGTTTTGGAATAGTACTTGGTAGTTGGCCGCAGTTTGTTTGCCAGGTAAAACATTTTCTAGGAAAATGTTCATGTTTCTCAGAATTCAAACAGTGGGTGCAGAAAAaccaaaaattttgaaaagaaaaatttaaaattgttgtgtttgctgggttcttaaaaaataaaaaagaaattagaggaaattacatataattaaaaGGAAACCGGTCCACAGCCACCGGTGGACAGGGTCCGGTTTCCAGCCACCAGATCACGTCCCTCCATTTTGTGATCCTACGGCTAAAAAAAAGGCttcccgcaatgaaacattgcaaccccgcaatgaaacattgcgggtatgaaagaccccgcaatgaatcattgcgggtATACAagtccccgcaatgtttcattgcaggGAGTCTCTTTTTATTCCCTGGACCCTTTTACCCTTCCTTTACATATCATATGCCTTGTAgagtttattatattaaattgttatcatttaacatttttaaattaaactaaaaatattgttaaggtttgtcaaaaaatatatatatatattgttaaggTTAGAAATaagagaaaattttgatttttcttagtacaatatatgcataattttctatctaatttctatatatttttatcttattaacTATTTTATGTCATTtcgttatactaataattttacttatttgaATACTACTGCTTGTTTCCTAAATATATCGAACACATGTTTGAACTATGCAGCTCACATGCTCTTTTAAGGTTAATTAACTTTTTGTAGCTaaagttgaattattttattacaaattattcacTTTTTCCAATTCTCTTTGGTACTGGTAGTGTTTTCAAATGTACTCGAACATATtcaaatcaaagataaatatcgaaattatgaataaacatcacttaaattggttgaatattagtaagaacgcatataattagtattttttgctagaatttaataatttttgacaaattattaactttttccAATTCTCGTATGTACAAGTAGTTCgaacaaatacaaatcaaagaaaaatatctaACTTATCATTAAATGTcacttaaattatttaaatattaataaaaacacatatattaatattttctagctcaagttgaataaattcttacaatttattgaactttttcaaatattttgaataaaataaataatcttaTCTTCCCCGCAATGAAGCATAGCGGGGATAGTTTACCTAAATTTCacacccgcaatgaaacattgtggGGATTATGtaccccgcaatgaatcattgtGGGGTGTTATATCT includes:
- the LOC108200864 gene encoding uncharacterized protein LOC108200864 → MKRGREADSEDDVFTKSGAETLDYVDSEGDGSEFDSDGLADHESDGDEDNEDDDSNGDEDDEISGEEEVEDDEEMENTENEKRNIAEVEEVEKEYIELRQEEQDLLKNLRRHQDEDVLKGQAVKNQKALWDKTLELRFLLQKAFSNSNRLPQDPIRSSFCDSYSETSEAYSDLITTSKKTLDSIQKLQEALLEKNPTITQGADGTSGKNTKQLKASENLIAEEDQEWSKISEMQSRIVSFRNKSVDKWQRRTQVTTGATAIKGKLQAFNQSISDQVSAYMRDPSRMVNGMQQRRSAIAIFGTDPETSNITKEEEVNGDPELLDDSEFYQQLLKEFFETIDPTSSEAAFYALKRMQTKKRKVVDQRASKSRKIRYHVLEKIVNFMAPRSMNLPPVAPKLFENLFGLKVQKAA